One stretch of Thermococcus sp. DNA includes these proteins:
- a CDS encoding hydrogenase, which yields MRPIWVFHLNTGSCNGCDIEIIDLLTPYYDVERFGIKLVGSPRHAHAMLVSGPLTRQAYYGAKEAIKAMSPEPRIIIGVGTCTCSGGIFYNGYPIYRRPESGRVGSEYPRAGGIYELVKDIRDEGENVGEVVYIPGCPPRPEEIIYGIAQLVGLVEKRLSYAEYTDGMVKFRLPEGPVPERIRLTLMERLRHLVGYLDREEILNEFFRLIEKAEKSDKPKEALRKLVFEYCQSCKDLRLAYVMKVLEDEYWRVKDAISAGQEFVYWI from the coding sequence ATGAGGCCGATATGGGTCTTCCACCTCAACACGGGCTCGTGCAACGGCTGTGACATCGAGATAATCGATTTACTTACGCCGTACTACGATGTCGAGCGCTTTGGAATAAAGCTCGTTGGCTCACCGAGACACGCCCATGCAATGCTCGTTTCGGGGCCTCTAACAAGGCAGGCCTACTACGGTGCCAAGGAGGCCATAAAGGCGATGTCCCCGGAGCCGAGGATAATAATCGGCGTCGGAACGTGCACCTGCTCCGGGGGTATATTCTACAATGGATACCCGATATACAGGCGGCCAGAGAGCGGAAGGGTGGGCAGTGAATACCCCCGCGCCGGAGGAATATACGAGCTGGTCAAAGACATCAGGGATGAGGGCGAGAACGTTGGTGAAGTAGTTTACATCCCGGGCTGCCCACCCAGGCCGGAGGAAATAATCTACGGCATAGCCCAGCTCGTTGGTCTGGTCGAGAAGAGGCTCAGCTATGCGGAATACACCGATGGGATGGTGAAGTTCAGACTGCCAGAGGGACCCGTGCCTGAAAGAATAAGGCTCACGCTCATGGAGAGGCTCAGGCACCTTGTCGGCTACCTCGACAGGGAGGAGATACTCAACGAGTTCTTCAGGCTGATCGAGAAGGCCGAGAAGAGCGACAAGCCGAAGGAAGCACTCAGAAAGCTCGTCTTCGAGTACTGCCAGAGCTGTAAAGACCTCAGGCTGGCCTACGTTATGAAGGTTTTGGAAGACGAGTACTGGAGGGTCAAAGATGCGATATCTGCTGGTCAAGAGTTCGTATACTGGATTTAG
- a CDS encoding 4Fe-4S dicluster domain-containing protein, whose amino-acid sequence MAVTLKYPYVKLEAPPEYRGIPQIDPTLCIGCAGCVNVCPADALLRIDDYENGKREIVLDVGRCIRCARCEEVCPTGAIKLTNFFEAASLDRRDHVEVVRLKLVKCHSCGRYADYTERQVLKALQIVPEEVIEREALDEKVWLCRDCRRKGTVNSTIEASKEKGVIR is encoded by the coding sequence ATGGCGGTTACCCTGAAGTACCCATACGTCAAGCTTGAGGCCCCGCCGGAGTACAGGGGGATACCCCAGATAGACCCAACGCTCTGCATTGGCTGCGCCGGCTGCGTTAACGTCTGTCCAGCAGATGCTTTGCTCAGGATAGACGATTACGAGAACGGAAAAAGGGAGATAGTTCTCGATGTTGGGAGGTGCATTCGCTGTGCCCGCTGCGAGGAAGTCTGCCCCACGGGAGCGATAAAACTCACCAACTTCTTCGAGGCAGCTTCCCTCGACAGGAGGGACCACGTTGAGGTCGTTCGCCTGAAGCTTGTGAAATGTCACTCATGCGGAAGGTACGCGGACTACACCGAAAGGCAGGTTCTCAAGGCCCTCCAGATAGTTCCCGAGGAGGTAATAGAGAGGGAAGCGCTCGACGAGAAAGTCTGGCTCTGCAGGGACTGCAGGAGAAAGGGGACGGTTAATTCCACAATAGAGGCCAGCAAGGAGAAGGGGGTGATCAGATGA
- a CDS encoding NADH-quinone oxidoreductase subunit C: MVEAHTADLHGETKRKHGDEKAVVNREYLDRLIERFKDLISEVKQVAYNQWVVVTDRENLPKLVLWWLEESGFPETQLSTMVATDERPINGKFSVTYWLSVNAKAGDIYVGIRSYLPPNDLWIHSVAEKHGGANWYEREIMDLLGIDVKNHPDPRKLVLPDDWPSCVYPLRKDFTYYDSPPGEKFYPYRKTGEKEVVVPYGPYHVALEEAAHFRLYVKGETIVDCDYRGFYAHRGIEKISEGRLTYEQVCYIAERICGICGTTHSTAYCEAVENAAGIEVPERAEYIRTIMLEIERLHSHLLNFGIACHLVGYDYGFMQAWRIREHVMWLAERLSGNRKTYGMLTIGGVRRDLLEYRKQLVQEVIHKINTEFRELVDKALSTRTFEKRLEGVGVLPYKVAKAWDVDGPLGRGSGRDFDVRRDHPYAAYKYLDFKVPVQKEGDVLARALVRIDEVFESTWILEQAIDEIPNGDIIAEYREIPPYLEGIGMTEAPRGENIHYVMTGENNRVYRYRARAATYNNLPAVPDMMRGNTIADAPLIVASIDPCYSCTERVQIVDVRSGKAKVLTEEEFNRLSIKASRRV; encoded by the coding sequence ATGGTGGAAGCTCACACTGCTGACCTCCATGGTGAGACGAAAAGGAAGCACGGGGATGAAAAAGCGGTCGTCAACCGCGAGTATCTTGACAGGCTAATTGAGAGGTTCAAAGACCTCATAAGCGAGGTGAAGCAGGTAGCCTACAACCAGTGGGTTGTCGTTACCGACAGGGAGAACCTTCCGAAGCTCGTCCTCTGGTGGCTTGAGGAGTCCGGCTTCCCCGAGACTCAGCTTTCAACCATGGTTGCAACCGACGAGAGACCTATAAACGGGAAGTTCAGCGTCACCTACTGGCTCAGCGTCAACGCGAAGGCCGGGGACATTTACGTTGGGATAAGGAGCTATTTGCCCCCAAACGATCTCTGGATACACTCGGTTGCGGAAAAGCACGGTGGAGCCAACTGGTACGAGAGGGAGATAATGGATCTCCTCGGGATCGATGTGAAAAACCACCCGGACCCGAGGAAGCTTGTCCTGCCCGATGATTGGCCGTCCTGCGTCTATCCCCTCAGGAAGGACTTTACTTACTACGACAGCCCGCCCGGAGAGAAGTTCTATCCCTACAGGAAGACCGGGGAGAAAGAGGTCGTGGTTCCCTACGGCCCCTATCATGTTGCCCTTGAGGAGGCCGCTCACTTCAGGCTCTACGTCAAGGGAGAGACCATAGTGGACTGCGATTACAGGGGCTTCTACGCCCACAGGGGGATAGAGAAAATATCCGAGGGCAGGCTAACCTACGAGCAGGTCTGTTACATAGCCGAGAGAATCTGCGGCATCTGCGGTACGACCCACTCGACTGCCTACTGTGAGGCCGTTGAAAACGCAGCGGGAATAGAGGTGCCCGAAAGGGCGGAATACATCAGGACGATAATGCTCGAAATAGAGAGGCTCCACAGCCATCTGCTCAATTTCGGTATCGCGTGCCACCTCGTCGGCTACGACTACGGTTTCATGCAGGCGTGGCGCATAAGGGAGCACGTGATGTGGCTGGCTGAGAGGCTATCGGGCAACAGGAAGACCTACGGAATGCTCACCATCGGCGGCGTGAGAAGAGATTTGCTCGAATATAGAAAGCAGCTCGTTCAGGAGGTTATCCACAAGATAAACACCGAGTTCAGGGAGCTGGTTGACAAGGCCCTCTCAACGAGAACCTTCGAAAAGAGGCTTGAAGGCGTTGGCGTTCTGCCCTACAAGGTGGCCAAGGCATGGGACGTTGACGGGCCCCTCGGAAGGGGTTCCGGAAGGGACTTCGACGTTCGGAGGGACCACCCGTACGCGGCCTACAAGTACCTCGACTTCAAGGTGCCTGTCCAGAAGGAAGGCGATGTCCTGGCGAGGGCCCTTGTCAGGATTGACGAGGTCTTTGAGAGCACGTGGATTTTAGAGCAGGCAATAGATGAGATTCCAAACGGAGACATTATTGCCGAATACAGGGAAATCCCGCCCTACCTTGAGGGAATAGGCATGACCGAAGCTCCAAGGGGAGAGAACATCCACTACGTTATGACCGGAGAAAACAACAGGGTCTACCGCTACAGGGCCAGGGCGGCAACCTACAACAACCTTCCTGCCGTTCCCGACATGATGCGCGGCAACACCATAGCGGACGCACCGCTCATAGTGGCGAGCATAGACCCCTGCTACTCCTGCACTGAGAGGGTCCAGATAGTTGATGTAAGAAGCGGGAAAGCAAAGGTTCTCACGGAGGAGGAGTTCAACAGGCTGAGCATAAAGGCCTCAAGGAGGGTGTGA
- a CDS encoding NADH-quinone oxidoreductase subunit H, with protein sequence MIEKVIYSVVAIIILAFLPPFLDGISRRIKAILQERQGPSVFQTYSDLSNLLSMESNMPTDRLGFVIAPYVAFAAALTAGLVLPFGDFVPIAFTGDIFVFLYVLAISSIAFMMAGFLVENTYANAGANREMMIILSIEPILGIALGVFALHTGSLSISGIATNLSLAPSVLLGMALFAYAVYTECAFIPFDVAEAETEILEGPLVEYSGRLFGIFKWAMLIKRVVLIWLFSAVLLFPTLGRVIDFTTPLGSAVMLLAQLFMLVVFYAMSAVIEATTGRMKIIQVIRQNTLVFGVGIVVLAIASMGW encoded by the coding sequence ATGATTGAAAAGGTAATCTACTCGGTAGTCGCGATAATCATACTCGCCTTCCTTCCGCCGTTCCTCGACGGAATAAGCAGAAGAATCAAGGCGATCCTCCAGGAAAGGCAGGGCCCCTCGGTGTTCCAGACCTACAGCGATTTGAGCAACCTGCTCTCCATGGAGTCCAACATGCCCACCGACAGGTTGGGCTTTGTTATCGCTCCCTACGTGGCCTTCGCGGCCGCTTTAACTGCCGGCCTCGTCCTGCCCTTTGGAGACTTCGTGCCGATAGCTTTCACGGGGGACATCTTCGTCTTCCTGTACGTACTGGCGATATCCTCAATAGCCTTCATGATGGCCGGTTTCCTCGTTGAGAACACCTACGCCAACGCGGGCGCCAACAGGGAGATGATGATAATCCTCAGCATCGAGCCAATACTTGGGATAGCCCTCGGTGTGTTCGCGCTCCACACCGGCTCGCTCTCGATAAGCGGCATTGCAACGAACCTGAGCCTCGCGCCGTCCGTACTGCTGGGAATGGCCCTCTTCGCCTACGCGGTCTACACGGAGTGCGCCTTCATACCCTTTGACGTGGCAGAGGCTGAGACGGAGATACTCGAAGGCCCGCTCGTGGAGTACAGCGGAAGGCTCTTCGGAATCTTCAAGTGGGCGATGCTCATCAAAAGGGTCGTCCTCATATGGCTCTTCAGCGCGGTGCTCCTCTTCCCGACGCTCGGTAGAGTCATCGACTTTACAACGCCACTTGGGAGCGCGGTGATGCTCCTTGCACAGCTCTTCATGCTCGTGGTATTCTACGCGATGTCGGCAGTTATTGAGGCCACAACGGGCAGGATGAAGATAATCCAGGTCATCAGGCAGAACACGCTCGTGTTTGGGGTTGGAATAGTCGTTCTTGCAATTGCCTCCATGGGGTGGTGA